A region of Rhodoferax potami DNA encodes the following proteins:
- a CDS encoding KdsC family phosphatase: MTPLLNFPAELLLKAQDIRILFLDVDGVLTDGGLHFTAEGETSKRFNTLDGHGLKLLQKAGITPAVVTGRDSPALRVRLQALGVHHARFGTEDKQPAAEEILTELGLTWDHAAAMGDDWPDLPMMERARFACAPVNAHPEVSGRAHYVTRAAGGHGAVREVCDVLLVASGRYAGLLKPYLR; encoded by the coding sequence ATGACACCTCTTCTCAACTTTCCCGCAGAGCTACTGCTCAAAGCGCAAGACATTCGCATTCTGTTTCTCGACGTCGACGGCGTATTGACGGACGGTGGCCTGCATTTCACTGCGGAGGGTGAAACCAGCAAGCGCTTCAATACCTTGGACGGCCACGGACTGAAGCTGCTGCAAAAAGCGGGCATCACGCCTGCCGTGGTGACCGGGCGAGACTCGCCCGCGCTGCGAGTGCGTCTCCAGGCGCTGGGCGTCCACCATGCGCGTTTCGGAACCGAGGACAAACAACCGGCCGCTGAAGAAATTCTGACCGAATTGGGGCTTACTTGGGACCATGCCGCAGCGATGGGTGATGACTGGCCTGATCTGCCCATGATGGAGCGCGCTCGTTTTGCGTGTGCTCCGGTAAATGCCCATCCGGAAGTGAGTGGTCGCGCCCATTACGTAACCCGTGCTGCAGGCGGTCATGGGGCCGTGCGTGAGGTGTGTGACGTCTTGTTGGTTGCCAGTGGTCGCTACGCGGGGCTCCTGAAGCCTTACTTGCGGTGA
- the rpmH gene encoding 50S ribosomal protein L34, translated as MKRTYQPSKIRRARTHGFLVRMKTRGGRAVINARRAKGRKRLAV; from the coding sequence ATGAAACGCACATACCAACCTTCCAAAATCCGTCGCGCACGTACCCACGGCTTCCTGGTCCGCATGAAGACTCGCGGCGGCCGCGCTGTGATCAATGCACGCCGCGCCAAAGGCCGCAAGCGTCTGGCTGTCTAA
- the mnmE gene encoding tRNA uridine-5-carboxymethylaminomethyl(34) synthesis GTPase MnmE: protein MLSRHTDPIAAIATASGRGAVGIVRVSGKSLLAFTEAFFGRTLVPREATYLPFPDAQGQPIDHGLALFFPGPRSFTGEDVLELQAHGGPVVLQLLVARCLEIAAQPGPGGEGAVLPALRLADPGEFTQRAFLNNKLDLAQAEAIADLIDASTEAAARSASQSLSGVFSKQVASLRDALIHLRMLVEATLDFPEEEIDFLEKADAVGQLQRLQTALLAVQAKAAQGALLREGMKVVIAGQPNAGKSSLLNALAGAELAIVTPIAGTTRDKVQETIQIEGVPLHIIDTAGLRESDDAVEQIGIARAWEAITAADAVVFLHDLTRCSAPDYIAADADIAATIAQKLPQKVPIIHVWNKADAQPLASSDEGLVLSAKTGAGLDTLRSRLLEAAGWQPAQGGTFIARQRHLQALKEVADHLAHASDLLANGSDALDLLAEELRLGQNALNRITGEFGADDLLGVIFSKFCIGK from the coding sequence GTGCTGTCACGGCATACGGACCCGATTGCCGCCATCGCTACGGCCTCTGGCCGTGGCGCAGTCGGTATCGTGAGGGTAAGCGGCAAATCGCTGCTTGCGTTCACCGAAGCGTTCTTCGGGCGCACACTGGTGCCGCGCGAAGCGACTTACCTTCCCTTCCCCGACGCGCAAGGCCAGCCCATTGACCATGGACTGGCTCTGTTTTTTCCGGGACCCCGTTCATTCACCGGCGAAGATGTTCTTGAGCTTCAAGCGCATGGTGGGCCAGTTGTTTTGCAGCTTCTGGTCGCCCGTTGCCTCGAGATTGCTGCGCAGCCCGGGCCCGGCGGTGAAGGTGCGGTTTTGCCTGCCTTGCGCTTGGCGGATCCCGGTGAATTCACCCAACGTGCGTTTCTGAACAACAAGCTCGATCTCGCGCAAGCGGAAGCGATTGCAGACTTGATCGATGCCAGTACCGAAGCCGCTGCACGCAGTGCCAGCCAGTCTCTCTCGGGTGTTTTTTCAAAACAGGTCGCCTCCTTGCGCGATGCCCTGATTCACCTGCGCATGCTGGTCGAGGCGACGCTGGATTTCCCCGAAGAGGAAATTGATTTCCTTGAAAAAGCGGATGCTGTGGGCCAGTTGCAGCGCTTGCAAACCGCGTTGCTCGCGGTGCAAGCCAAAGCTGCACAAGGCGCGCTACTGCGTGAGGGCATGAAGGTGGTGATTGCAGGGCAGCCGAATGCCGGTAAATCATCCTTGCTCAACGCACTGGCGGGCGCCGAACTCGCCATCGTGACGCCGATCGCCGGGACCACCCGCGACAAAGTGCAGGAAACCATCCAGATCGAGGGCGTGCCACTGCACATCATCGACACGGCGGGTCTGCGCGAAAGCGACGATGCCGTGGAGCAAATCGGCATTGCGCGTGCTTGGGAGGCCATCACTGCCGCAGATGCGGTCGTGTTTTTGCACGACCTAACCCGTTGCAGCGCTCCTGATTACATAGCAGCTGACGCAGATATAGCGGCCACGATAGCCCAAAAACTGCCACAAAAGGTGCCGATCATCCATGTCTGGAACAAAGCCGATGCACAACCATTGGCTTCTTCTGACGAGGGGCTTGTGCTTTCTGCGAAGACAGGTGCAGGCCTCGACACCCTGCGCTCACGTCTTTTGGAGGCGGCGGGTTGGCAGCCTGCCCAAGGGGGCACCTTTATCGCACGCCAGCGCCATTTGCAAGCGTTGAAGGAAGTAGCCGACCATTTGGCGCACGCTTCTGATTTGCTGGCGAATGGCAGTGACGCCTTGGACCTGCTCGCCGAAGAGCTGCGTTTGGGTCAAAATGCGCTCAACCGAATCACTGGTGAATTCGGTGCAGATGACTTGCTAGGCGTCATTTTTTCGAAGTTTTGTATTGGCAAATAG
- the yidC gene encoding membrane protein insertase YidC codes for MNDIRRTILWVIFGFSMVLLWDQWQIHNGKQATFFPNPTQKAASAPAPAVSASAGVPVAPAVAGQAPVAGSAVAVASERFEVSTDVLKMTFDTQGGALVRTEFLQYLDSNDKTRNFVLLDDTKDRYYQAQTGLIGGVAPDSFPTHKSVMAVSGDKALKDGQDELKIVFTSQDTGGIKLVKTYTLRRGAYDIAVKHEVINTGATALNPQLYLQLVRDGNKPAGESSFYSTFTGPAVYTDLKKYQKVEFSDIKKGKADFEKESTNGYIAMVQHYFASAWILPADVKRTFSLDARDVGATVADCCYRATMITPLETVAPGQTKAVEAKLFVGPQEEKKLEALAPGMELVKDYGWLTILAKPLYWLLDKLHSFIQNWGWSIVALVLLLKIAFYWLNAKAYASMAKMKAVNPRIMEMRERLKDNPQQMQQEMMRIYREEKVNPMGGCFPIMVQIPVFIALYWVLLSSVEMRNAPWILWIQDLSSPDPFFILPVVMTLTTLLQTALNPAPPDPLQAKMMWFMPLAFSVMFFFFPSGLVLYWITNNILSIAQQWIINTRMGVPPQFNLPKFK; via the coding sequence ATGAACGATATTCGCCGCACCATTTTGTGGGTGATCTTTGGGTTCTCCATGGTCCTGTTGTGGGATCAGTGGCAGATCCACAACGGAAAGCAAGCCACTTTCTTCCCTAATCCGACACAAAAAGCAGCGTCGGCTCCTGCCCCTGCAGTGAGTGCATCCGCGGGTGTGCCCGTTGCACCAGCGGTCGCAGGGCAAGCACCAGTGGCCGGGTCTGCGGTAGCCGTGGCGTCTGAGCGTTTTGAGGTCAGCACAGATGTGCTCAAAATGACGTTTGACACCCAAGGTGGCGCGTTGGTGCGGACTGAGTTTTTGCAGTATTTGGACTCCAACGACAAGACACGCAATTTCGTTTTGTTGGACGACACCAAGGATCGTTATTACCAAGCCCAGACCGGATTGATCGGCGGCGTGGCGCCGGACAGCTTCCCGACCCACAAGTCGGTGATGGCGGTGAGTGGTGACAAGGCGCTCAAAGACGGACAAGACGAGCTCAAAATTGTTTTCACCTCGCAAGACACGGGCGGTATCAAGCTTGTAAAGACCTACACACTGCGTCGTGGTGCATACGATATTGCTGTTAAGCATGAGGTGATCAACACCGGAGCGACCGCCCTGAACCCCCAGTTGTATCTGCAGTTGGTGCGTGACGGTAACAAACCTGCCGGTGAGTCTTCTTTCTACTCCACTTTCACAGGCCCTGCGGTTTACACCGACCTCAAGAAGTACCAAAAGGTCGAGTTCAGTGACATCAAAAAAGGCAAGGCCGATTTTGAGAAGGAAAGCACCAACGGCTATATCGCCATGGTGCAGCACTACTTCGCCAGCGCGTGGATCTTGCCTGCGGATGTGAAACGCACTTTCTCTCTGGATGCGCGAGATGTGGGTGCAACGGTTGCTGATTGCTGCTACCGAGCCACCATGATTACGCCGCTGGAAACAGTGGCCCCCGGTCAAACCAAGGCGGTGGAAGCCAAACTGTTTGTGGGCCCCCAAGAGGAGAAAAAGCTCGAAGCTTTGGCTCCCGGCATGGAGCTGGTGAAAGACTATGGCTGGCTGACCATTCTCGCCAAGCCTTTGTACTGGCTGCTCGACAAGCTGCACAGCTTCATCCAGAACTGGGGATGGTCTATCGTAGCCTTGGTGCTGTTGCTGAAGATTGCGTTCTACTGGCTCAATGCCAAGGCGTATGCCAGCATGGCCAAGATGAAGGCGGTGAACCCCCGCATCATGGAAATGCGCGAACGTCTCAAGGACAACCCGCAGCAGATGCAACAGGAGATGATGCGTATCTACCGTGAAGAGAAGGTGAACCCCATGGGTGGGTGCTTCCCGATCATGGTGCAGATCCCGGTTTTCATTGCGCTCTACTGGGTGTTGTTGTCCAGCGTAGAAATGCGCAACGCGCCGTGGATTTTGTGGATCCAGGATTTGTCTTCGCCTGATCCATTCTTTATCCTGCCCGTGGTCATGACCTTGACGACCCTGCTGCAAACTGCGCTGAATCCGGCACCTCCGGATCCTTTGCAAGCCAAGATGATGTGGTTCATGCCACTGGCGTTCAGCGTGATGTTCTTTTTCTTCCCGTCCGGTTTGGTGCTGTACTGGATCACCAATAACATTCTGTCGATTGCACAGCAGTGGATCATCAACACCCGCATGGGCGTGCCACCGCAGTTCAATCTGCCGAAGTTCAAGTAA
- a CDS encoding cation:proton antiporter: MSGLEITLLYLLAAVLGVVVCRSLKLPPMLGYLAVGVVIGPNALALSQNSEAVRHLGEFGVVFLMFVIGLEFNLPRLRAMRQHVFGLGLLQVTLTILLATGLTLGLSIWLSGAWNLGWQAALALSSALAMSSTAIVVKLMIERLELESEHGKRVMGVLLFQDLAVVPLLVLIPALSASGEALFEALAWAAVKATVLVTVLLVGGQHLMRRWLTIVVRRKSDELFVLNLLLITLGLAWLTELAGLSLALGAFIAGMLISETEYKHQVETDIRPFHDVLLGLFFISIGMLLDWRLVLERWPLLLLLVVVPTVFKAALVAAIARVLGSTAGVSIRTGLYLAQAGEFGFVLLTLAQKNALVPPELLNPILAAMVLSMLITPFIVMNTNRIVMKLVSSEWLQQSLQMTSIARKSINANRHVIICGYGRCGQNLARMLEREGIPYMALDLDPDRVRHAAAAGDSVVFGDAARLQALMAAGLARASAVVITYLDVPGALKVLANTRSHAPQVPVIVRTQDDQNLEKLQEAGATEVVPEAIEGSLMLASHALALVGVPMRRVIRIVQEQRDARYNLLKGFFHGADDNSVDELQNERLATVSLPAAFKSSGQPVAAFQLDRLGVRLVSLRRANGAQVTVDESVCIQGGDTLVLSGKVVELATAEQKLLKGL; this comes from the coding sequence ATGTCCGGTTTAGAAATTACTCTGCTCTACCTGTTGGCCGCTGTGCTCGGCGTTGTGGTGTGCCGCTCGCTGAAGCTCCCCCCCATGTTGGGATATCTGGCGGTCGGCGTGGTGATTGGACCAAACGCTTTGGCACTCTCGCAGAACTCGGAAGCGGTAAGGCACCTTGGGGAATTTGGCGTCGTTTTTTTGATGTTCGTCATCGGGCTGGAGTTCAACCTGCCGCGTCTGCGCGCAATGCGACAGCATGTTTTCGGCCTCGGGCTGTTGCAAGTGACGCTCACCATTTTGCTAGCAACAGGTTTGACTCTGGGGCTATCCATCTGGCTGTCCGGTGCATGGAACCTCGGATGGCAAGCCGCTTTGGCCCTGTCAAGTGCGTTGGCAATGAGCAGCACAGCAATCGTCGTGAAGCTCATGATTGAGAGATTAGAGCTGGAGTCTGAACACGGCAAACGGGTGATGGGCGTTTTACTGTTTCAAGACTTGGCGGTGGTACCCCTGCTGGTGTTAATACCCGCGCTCAGCGCTTCGGGTGAAGCTTTATTTGAAGCACTGGCGTGGGCGGCCGTAAAAGCCACCGTGCTGGTAACGGTGTTGCTGGTGGGTGGCCAGCATTTGATGCGGCGTTGGCTCACCATCGTCGTAAGGCGCAAGAGCGACGAGCTGTTTGTTCTCAATTTGTTGCTCATCACGCTCGGACTGGCCTGGTTGACCGAGCTGGCTGGGCTGAGCTTGGCGCTGGGCGCGTTTATCGCCGGCATGCTGATTTCCGAGACAGAGTACAAGCACCAGGTGGAGACCGATATCCGCCCCTTCCACGATGTGCTCCTTGGCTTGTTTTTCATCAGCATCGGAATGCTTCTGGACTGGAGATTGGTCTTGGAACGATGGCCGCTGTTGCTGCTGCTGGTGGTGGTGCCCACCGTGTTCAAAGCGGCCTTGGTTGCCGCTATTGCCCGAGTTCTGGGCTCAACGGCGGGGGTTTCGATCCGTACCGGGCTTTATCTTGCACAGGCGGGCGAGTTCGGTTTTGTCTTGCTGACCTTGGCGCAAAAGAACGCATTGGTTCCGCCAGAGCTGCTGAACCCGATACTGGCAGCCATGGTGCTGTCGATGTTGATCACGCCTTTTATCGTGATGAACACCAACCGGATTGTGATGAAACTGGTGAGCAGTGAGTGGTTGCAACAATCGCTGCAAATGACCTCGATTGCACGCAAATCGATCAACGCCAACCGGCACGTGATCATTTGCGGCTATGGGCGTTGTGGCCAGAACTTGGCGCGCATGTTGGAACGGGAAGGGATCCCCTATATGGCCCTTGACCTGGACCCCGATCGGGTGCGGCACGCGGCCGCAGCCGGTGACTCGGTGGTATTCGGAGATGCTGCCCGCCTGCAAGCGCTGATGGCAGCTGGCCTGGCGCGTGCAAGCGCTGTGGTAATTACTTATTTGGATGTACCCGGCGCACTCAAGGTTTTGGCCAACACCCGGTCCCATGCACCCCAGGTGCCAGTGATTGTGCGCACCCAGGATGATCAAAATCTGGAAAAGCTCCAAGAGGCTGGTGCGACCGAAGTGGTCCCGGAAGCCATCGAAGGCTCCCTGATGCTGGCTAGTCACGCATTGGCGCTGGTGGGGGTGCCGATGCGACGCGTTATCCGCATCGTGCAGGAACAGCGCGATGCGCGTTACAACCTGCTCAAAGGCTTCTTTCATGGAGCGGACGACAACTCCGTCGATGAGTTGCAGAACGAGCGGCTTGCCACTGTCAGCCTTCCTGCGGCATTCAAGTCCAGTGGACAACCGGTCGCGGCTTTTCAACTCGATCGCCTCGGGGTTCGGTTGGTCAGTCTGCGGCGCGCCAACGGTGCACAGGTCACCGTGGATGAGTCGGTCTGCATCCAAGGTGGGGACACACTGGTACTCAGTGGCAAAGTCGTCGAGTTGGCGACCGCTGAACAAAAACTGCTGAAAGGCCTATAA
- a CDS encoding adenine phosphoribosyltransferase: MQHLSINQYLRDHIRTVPDWPTPGVQFRDITPLLQDAKVFRVLIDAFVHRYMDPSMRPDVVAGLDARGFILGAVVAYELNIGFVPIRKKGKLPFTTVEETYELEYGSATVELHTDAVKPGDRVLLIDDLIATGGTMMAGRKLLERQGAHVMEGAAIVDLPELGGSQKLRDSGLPLFTLVDFSGH, translated from the coding sequence ATGCAACATCTGAGCATTAATCAGTACCTTCGTGACCACATCCGGACAGTTCCCGATTGGCCGACGCCAGGAGTGCAGTTCCGCGACATCACGCCTTTGCTGCAAGATGCCAAGGTATTCCGGGTCTTGATCGACGCCTTTGTGCACCGCTATATGGATCCCTCTATGCGACCTGATGTCGTCGCAGGGCTGGATGCACGTGGCTTTATTTTGGGTGCCGTGGTGGCCTATGAGCTCAACATCGGCTTTGTGCCGATCCGGAAAAAGGGCAAACTGCCCTTCACCACCGTCGAAGAGACCTACGAGTTGGAATACGGCAGCGCAACGGTGGAGCTCCATACCGATGCGGTCAAGCCGGGGGACCGAGTCCTTTTGATCGACGACCTGATCGCGACCGGGGGCACCATGATGGCGGGGAGAAAGCTATTGGAGCGCCAAGGAGCCCATGTGATGGAAGGCGCTGCCATCGTAGACCTGCCGGAGTTGGGTGGCTCTCAGAAGCTGCGTGATTCGGGCCTGCCGCTGTTCACCTTGGTGGACTTTTCCGGCCACTGA
- the lptC gene encoding LPS export ABC transporter periplasmic protein LptC translates to MLYLPVLVMGVLALGTYWLVRSTPVSGPQVPERVRGHEPDYFMHGFKVKTFDATGRLRSEVAGDVAKHYPDTKWMEIDAIRIRSFDASGRLTTATANKGLANEDGSEVQLMGNAVVVREAVTAAGSAPAQPRAEYRGEFLHAFMDTEQVKSHKPVELRRGQDVFTADSLDFDNVQQTMLLQGRVRGTLIPSKR, encoded by the coding sequence ATGCTGTACCTCCCTGTGTTGGTGATGGGAGTACTGGCTCTGGGCACCTATTGGTTGGTGCGGAGCACGCCTGTATCTGGGCCTCAAGTGCCGGAGCGGGTGCGCGGGCACGAGCCCGACTATTTCATGCATGGTTTCAAGGTGAAAACCTTTGATGCAACAGGCCGCTTGCGATCTGAGGTGGCGGGCGATGTCGCCAAACACTACCCGGACACGAAGTGGATGGAAATTGATGCCATCCGCATCCGATCTTTTGACGCCAGTGGTCGCTTGACGACGGCGACGGCCAACAAAGGCTTGGCCAACGAAGATGGCTCAGAGGTACAGCTCATGGGCAACGCGGTGGTCGTTCGAGAGGCGGTAACTGCGGCAGGTTCGGCGCCCGCACAGCCCCGCGCTGAATACCGCGGAGAATTTTTGCATGCCTTTATGGACACTGAGCAAGTAAAGTCCCACAAGCCTGTGGAGCTGCGTCGCGGTCAAGATGTCTTCACCGCGGACAGCTTGGACTTTGACAATGTGCAGCAAACCATGCTTCTGCAAGGTCGGGTGCGTGGCACGTTGATTCCGAGCAAGCGCTGA
- the yidD gene encoding membrane protein insertion efficiency factor YidD has product MMKWILMGLVRGYRLMLSPWLGSACRFNPTCSVYALEALERHGATIGSYLTVARLARCHPWCAGGHDPVPENAPRLFSRLIQSPSEKKSS; this is encoded by the coding sequence ATGATGAAGTGGATCCTGATGGGTTTGGTGCGTGGCTATCGCTTGATGCTGAGCCCCTGGCTAGGATCCGCTTGCCGCTTTAACCCCACATGTTCTGTGTATGCGCTTGAAGCCCTCGAACGGCACGGTGCGACAATAGGCAGCTATTTGACGGTTGCGCGTCTTGCGCGCTGTCACCCGTGGTGCGCGGGTGGGCACGATCCCGTGCCTGAGAATGCGCCGCGACTGTTCAGTCGCTTGATTCAATCCCCCTCTGAGAAAAAGTCTTCATGA
- a CDS encoding KpsF/GutQ family sugar-phosphate isomerase, which translates to MTASTAAAPAFNAQRAIDLAHETFDIEAAAIQGLKARVGQGFTRAVEAILQIPGRVVVMGMGKSGHVGRKIAATLASTGTPAMFVHPGEASHGDLGMVTTSDLVLMISNSGESQEVAAILPVLKRLGIPLVAMTGNSQSTMALHATLWIDTAVSKEACPLNLAPTASTTAQLAMGDALAVALLDARGFRAEDFARSHPGGALGRKLLTHVSDVMRSGDAVPRVLPGANFSELMREMSSKGLGATAVVSEAGDVLGIFTDGDLRRLVEQGADLRGKTAAEVMHAAPCTIGAHALAVDAADLMEARRITSVLVVDEAGRLCGAVNSNDLMRAKVI; encoded by the coding sequence ATGACAGCATCCACTGCAGCGGCTCCCGCTTTCAATGCCCAGCGGGCCATTGACCTCGCCCATGAAACATTTGATATCGAGGCTGCGGCCATACAAGGGCTGAAAGCCCGCGTAGGACAGGGCTTTACCCGGGCAGTTGAAGCCATCTTGCAGATCCCGGGCCGTGTCGTTGTCATGGGCATGGGCAAGAGCGGACATGTCGGTCGCAAGATAGCTGCAACCCTGGCCTCTACCGGTACCCCGGCGATGTTTGTGCATCCGGGTGAAGCCAGTCACGGCGATCTGGGCATGGTCACCACCTCCGATTTGGTGCTCATGATTTCCAATAGCGGAGAGTCCCAAGAGGTGGCTGCGATCCTGCCGGTGCTCAAGCGCCTCGGAATCCCCTTGGTCGCCATGACGGGCAATAGCCAAAGCACGATGGCGCTGCATGCCACCCTCTGGATTGATACCGCAGTCAGCAAAGAGGCATGCCCTTTGAATTTGGCGCCCACTGCAAGCACCACGGCCCAACTCGCGATGGGAGATGCATTGGCGGTGGCGCTGTTGGATGCACGTGGGTTCCGGGCGGAGGACTTTGCCCGTTCGCACCCGGGCGGAGCCTTGGGGCGCAAGTTGCTGACGCATGTGTCGGATGTTATGCGCAGTGGCGATGCCGTGCCCCGCGTTTTGCCCGGTGCAAACTTCAGCGAGCTAATGCGCGAAATGAGCAGCAAAGGCTTGGGCGCTACGGCTGTCGTGTCAGAGGCCGGTGATGTCTTGGGCATTTTTACCGACGGTGACTTGCGTCGCTTGGTGGAGCAAGGCGCCGACTTGCGGGGCAAAACAGCAGCCGAAGTCATGCACGCTGCCCCCTGCACTATTGGTGCGCACGCGTTGGCCGTCGATGCTGCGGATCTCATGGAGGCGCGCCGTATTACCAGCGTCCTGGTGGTCGACGAAGCCGGTCGCTTGTGCGGCGCAGTCAACAGCAACGATTTGATGCGGGCCAAGGTCATTTGA
- the dnaA gene encoding chromosomal replication initiator protein DnaA: MTQGSLPSPHDGSNFELGQSLWQSCVDQLAQELPEQQFNTWIKPLTALVHEDMSKITVFVANRFKLDWVRAQYSQRIAGMLEKLYGQAVAVELVITPREAPVRPTAAPRAAEVPAAIEEVEVGEDRFAGVPKSRLNSMLTFESLVEGTANRMARAAAMHVATMPGHLYNPLFIYGGVGLGKTHLMHAVGNRLLVDKPGSKVLYIHAEQFVSDVVKAYQRKTFDEFKERYHSLDLLLIDDVQFFANKDRTQEEFFNAFEALLAKKSHIVMTSDTYPKGLADIHERLVSRFDSGLTVAIEPPELEMRVAILINKAHAEGSEMPEEVAFFVAKNVRSNVRELEGALRKILAYSRFNQKEISIQLAREALRDLLSIQNRQISVENIQKTVADYYKIKVADMYSKKRPASIARPRQIAMYLAKELTQKSLPEIGELFGGRDHTTVLHAVRKIGGERQQLTELNQQLHVLEQTLKG, from the coding sequence ATGACCCAGGGCTCCCTCCCTTCCCCCCACGACGGCTCCAACTTTGAACTCGGGCAAAGCCTTTGGCAGAGTTGCGTCGATCAGCTCGCCCAAGAGCTTCCCGAGCAGCAATTCAACACCTGGATCAAGCCGCTCACCGCCCTCGTTCACGAGGACATGTCCAAAATTACGGTGTTCGTTGCCAATCGCTTCAAACTCGACTGGGTTCGCGCCCAGTACAGCCAGCGCATTGCAGGAATGCTTGAAAAGCTTTACGGGCAAGCTGTAGCCGTTGAGTTAGTGATCACTCCGCGAGAAGCACCGGTGCGCCCGACAGCGGCTCCCCGTGCCGCGGAGGTGCCTGCAGCCATCGAAGAAGTCGAAGTAGGCGAAGACCGCTTCGCCGGCGTCCCCAAAAGCCGCCTCAACAGCATGCTCACCTTCGAGAGCCTGGTGGAAGGCACTGCAAACCGCATGGCGCGTGCAGCCGCCATGCATGTGGCTACCATGCCTGGGCACTTGTACAACCCCCTGTTTATCTATGGTGGCGTAGGCTTGGGCAAAACCCACTTGATGCACGCCGTAGGGAACCGCCTGCTTGTGGATAAGCCCGGATCCAAGGTGCTTTACATCCACGCAGAACAATTTGTGTCAGATGTCGTCAAGGCCTATCAGCGCAAAACTTTTGACGAATTCAAGGAGCGTTACCACTCCCTGGACCTGCTCTTGATTGACGATGTGCAGTTCTTTGCCAACAAAGACCGCACCCAGGAAGAGTTTTTCAACGCCTTCGAAGCCCTGCTGGCCAAGAAATCCCACATCGTGATGACCAGCGACACTTATCCCAAGGGTCTGGCCGATATTCACGAGCGTTTGGTGTCCCGTTTTGACTCCGGCTTGACGGTGGCCATCGAGCCGCCGGAGCTCGAAATGCGGGTGGCGATTCTGATCAACAAAGCGCATGCCGAGGGGTCTGAAATGCCCGAAGAAGTGGCGTTTTTTGTAGCGAAAAACGTGCGCTCCAACGTCCGCGAGCTCGAAGGCGCGCTGCGCAAAATCCTGGCGTATTCGCGCTTTAACCAGAAGGAAATCTCCATCCAGCTGGCCCGCGAAGCCCTGCGCGACTTGCTGTCGATCCAGAACCGGCAGATCTCGGTGGAAAACATCCAAAAAACCGTGGCCGACTACTACAAGATCAAGGTCGCGGACATGTATTCCAAGAAGCGTCCGGCGAGCATTGCACGGCCGCGCCAGATTGCGATGTATTTGGCGAAAGAACTGACCCAAAAGAGCCTGCCGGAAATCGGCGAGCTATTCGGTGGGCGCGATCACACGACAGTGTTGCACGCCGTGCGAAAAATCGGCGGCGAGCGCCAGCAACTGACCGAACTGAACCAGCAGTTACACGTTCTGGAGCAAACGCTCAAAGGTTAA
- a CDS encoding ribonuclease P protein component, giving the protein MIAEPHIGRLPAVKRLQTRAQFQAVLGGSTVSKTAHFALHCCAVGVSGLDTNPSVFPEPGLWLGAMAPKRWAKRAVTRNTIKRQVYSLGAEFAPLLKEKAHLIRLRRDFDRKVFVSATSDALKAAVRSELMELFGQIVGPLPGKVGSDPSQVRP; this is encoded by the coding sequence GTGATAGCGGAACCGCACATCGGCAGGCTGCCTGCCGTTAAGCGCCTTCAAACGCGCGCCCAGTTCCAAGCGGTTCTGGGTGGCTCTACGGTTTCAAAAACAGCGCACTTTGCTTTGCATTGCTGCGCTGTTGGTGTTTCTGGCTTAGATACAAATCCTTCCGTTTTTCCTGAGCCGGGCCTATGGCTCGGAGCGATGGCGCCCAAGCGCTGGGCCAAACGGGCGGTGACCCGCAATACGATCAAGCGCCAGGTGTACAGCTTGGGGGCTGAATTCGCTCCATTGCTGAAAGAAAAAGCCCACTTGATCCGCTTGCGGCGCGACTTTGATCGCAAAGTCTTTGTGAGCGCCACGTCGGATGCCCTGAAAGCGGCGGTGCGCAGCGAACTGATGGAGCTTTTCGGTCAAATTGTGGGCCCATTGCCCGGCAAGGTGGGTTCCGATCCGTCACAGGTGAGGCCATGA